In one Macadamia integrifolia cultivar HAES 741 unplaced genomic scaffold, SCU_Mint_v3 scaffold448, whole genome shotgun sequence genomic region, the following are encoded:
- the LOC122068643 gene encoding glucose-1-phosphate adenylyltransferase large subunit 3, chloroplastic/amyloplastic has product MAVSSDCRISFPATSHLRSGGAGGGGASSGVVGSNRKLVKFCDGELMGKKLNLGKLRQGPHSKLLRPFLSMSLTADVPSKAMLRGLEMERRDPRTVLAVILGGGAGTRLFPLTKQRAKPAVPIGGAYRLIDVPMSSCINSGINKVYILTQFNSASLNRHLSRAYNFGNGVNFGDGFVEVLAATQTPGETGKRWFQGTADAVRQFHWLFEDARSKVIEDVLILSGDHLYRMDYMDFAQSHRQSGADISISCLPMDDSRASDFGLMKIDNKGRVLSFSEKPRGADLKAMAVDTTVLGVSREEAQKKPYIASMGVYIFKKEILLNLLRWRFPTANDFGSEIIPASAREFVIKAYLFNDYWEDIGTIRSFFEANLALTAHPPKFSFYDAAKPMYTSRRNLPPSRVDNSKIIDSILSHGCFLDNCVVEHSVVGIRSRINSNVHLKDTVMLGADYYETDAEVASLLAEGRVPIGIGENTKIRECIIDKNARIGKNVTISNSEGIQEADRSLEGFYIRSGITIILKNSTIKDGFVI; this is encoded by the exons ATGGCAGTCTCCTCCGATTGCCGGATCTCATTTCCGGCCACTAGTCACTTACGTAGCGGCGgtgctggtggtggtggtgccaGCTCTGGGGTGGTCGGAAGTAATAGAAAGCTTGTGAAGTTCTGCGatggagagttgatggggaagAAGCTTAACCTTGGTAAACTCCGTCAGGGGCCTCATAGTAAGTTGCTTAGGCCATTCTTGTCCATGTCTCTCACAGCTGATGTTCCCTCAAAGGCTATG CTGAGGGGCCTGGAGATGGAAAGGCGGGACCCACGGACTGTTTTGGCCGTTATACTAGGTGGAGGAGCTGGGACTCGTCTCTTCCCCCTCACCAAGCAAAGAGCAAAACCTGCT GTACCCATAGGAGGTGCATATAGGCTTATTGATGTCCCAATGAGTAGCTGCATAAACAGTGGGATAAACAAAGTTTACATTCTAACTCAGTTCAACTCTGCGTCGCTTAACCGACATCTTTCACGTGCTTACAACTTCGGCAATGGAGTCAACTTTGGAGATGGTTTTGTTGAG GTTCTAGCAGCCACACAGACTCCAGGAGAGACAGGTAAAAGGTGGTTTCAAGGTACTGCAGATGCTGTTCGGCAATTTCATTGGCTTTTTGAG GATGCTAGGAGCAAGGTAATAGAGGATGTTCTTATTCTTTCTGGAGACCATCTATACAGGATGGACTATATGGACTTTGCGCAG AGTCATCGGCAGAGTGGTGCTGATATTAGTATTTCTTGTCTACCTATGGATGACAG CCGAGCCTCAGATTTTGGCTTAATGAAGATAGACAATAAAGGGAGGGTCCTGTCATTTAGTGAAAAACCAAGAGGAGCAGATTTGAAGGCAATG GCAGTAGACACAACAGTTTTGGGTGTGTCAAGAGAAGAAGCACAAAAGAAACCATATATTGCTTCCATGGGAGTGTATATCTTCAAGAAGGAGATCCTTCTGAATCTTCTGAG ATGGCGTTTTCCTACAGCAAATGACTTCGGATCTGAAATAATCCCTGCTTCAGCTAGAGAGTTTGTTATCAAG GCATATCTATTCAATGATTATTGGGAGGACATTGGAACAATTAGATCCTTCTTTGAGGCGAACCTTGCCCTCACTGCACAT CCACCAAAATTTAGCTTTTATGATGCTGCAAAGCCAATGTATACATCAAGAAGAAACTTGCCACCATCAAGGGTTGACAACAGCAAG ATAATTGATTCAATCTTGTCGCATGGATGTTTTTTGGATAACTGTGTCGTAGAGCACAGTGTTGTTGGTATACGATCCCGGATAAACTCTAATGTGCACTTAAAG GATACAGTGATGCTTGGTGCTGATTATTATGAAACTGATGCTGAAGTGGCATCACTTTTGGCTGAGGGAAGGGTCCCAATTGGAATaggagaaaatacaaaaatcag GGAATGCATCATTGACAAAAATGCAAGAATTGGAAAAAATGTCACAATATCTAACTCAGAG GGAATTCAAGAGGCAGACAGATCTTTGGAAGGTTTTTACATCCGTTCTGGCATTACCATCATATTAAAGAACTCAACAATCAAAGATGGATTTGTAATATGA